In the genome of Gordonia rubripertincta, one region contains:
- a CDS encoding mycofactocin-coupled SDR family oxidoreductase translates to MTNTYEGQVALITGAARGQGRSHAVAFAERGADIVICDRCEDSSAVRYPLATDADLAETARLVTATGRRCIAVRADTADRAAMDALVAQAHSEFGRIDIAVANAGVSVAAPVQSMTTDQWSEVISSNLTGVFNTVGAVAGGMIERNYGRIVTISSMLGRAGNTNMTGYAASKWGVIGLTKSAALDLAGHGITVNAIAPGNISTPMIHNDALYSMLRPDLESPTIDDVAPVFESLHAQPVPWLDAAEITRVVLFLTDPANAHISGTVIPVDAGNAARVTG, encoded by the coding sequence ATGACGAACACATACGAGGGTCAGGTCGCCCTGATCACCGGCGCCGCCCGCGGTCAGGGACGCAGCCACGCGGTTGCCTTCGCCGAACGTGGGGCCGACATCGTCATCTGCGACCGCTGCGAGGACAGCTCCGCCGTCCGCTACCCTCTGGCCACCGACGCCGACCTGGCCGAGACCGCGCGTCTGGTGACCGCGACGGGCCGTCGATGCATCGCCGTCCGGGCCGACACAGCCGACCGTGCCGCGATGGATGCACTGGTGGCACAGGCGCATTCCGAGTTCGGCCGCATCGACATCGCGGTCGCCAACGCCGGCGTGTCGGTCGCGGCACCCGTGCAGTCCATGACCACCGACCAGTGGTCTGAGGTCATCTCCTCCAACCTGACCGGGGTCTTCAACACCGTCGGCGCGGTGGCGGGCGGGATGATCGAACGGAACTACGGACGGATCGTCACCATCTCGTCGATGCTCGGCCGGGCCGGCAACACCAACATGACGGGATATGCGGCATCCAAGTGGGGTGTCATCGGTTTGACCAAGAGTGCAGCCCTCGACCTCGCCGGCCACGGAATCACCGTCAACGCCATTGCGCCCGGCAACATCTCGACGCCGATGATCCACAACGACGCGCTGTACTCGATGCTGCGCCCCGACCTGGAATCCCCGACGATCGACGACGTCGCACCGGTCTTCGAGTCACTGCACGCCCAACCGGTCCCCTGGCTGGACGCCGCGGAGATCACCCGGGTCGTGTTGTTCCTGACCGACCCGGCCAACGCCCACATCAGCGGAACCGTGATCCCGGTCGATGCCGGCAACGCCGCTCGCGTCACCGGCTGA
- a CDS encoding ferredoxin--NADP reductase encodes MTTAEASARSRSAKVTVAAIVEETVDARSLVFEVPGDRGDDFRYKPGQFLTLRVPSDQTGSVARCYSLASSPFTDARPKVTVKRTAGGYASNWLCDNVEVGDILEVLPPAGVFTPADLDDDLLLFAAGSGVTPVISILKSALSQGRGKVVLFYANRSEDAVIFAAELRELAEEHRDRLTVVHWLESVQGQPSAEKLAGLAGAFAHHRVYMCGPKPFMDAVHGAAAQAGIPRDRVHAEVFTSLSGDPFAEVVLPDPTADDADSATVSVTLDGESNEYRWPRSATLVDVLLSQGVDVPFSCREGECGSCACTLVDGKVDMGNASILDEDDIADGYILACQARPLSDRLDVEF; translated from the coding sequence ATGACAACCGCTGAAGCGTCGGCCAGGTCGCGTTCCGCCAAGGTGACCGTGGCGGCCATCGTCGAGGAGACCGTGGATGCGCGGTCGCTCGTCTTCGAGGTCCCCGGTGACCGGGGCGACGATTTCCGCTACAAGCCGGGCCAGTTCCTGACGCTGCGTGTCCCGAGCGATCAGACCGGGTCGGTCGCGAGGTGCTACTCGCTGGCGAGCTCCCCGTTCACCGATGCCCGGCCGAAGGTGACCGTGAAGCGGACCGCCGGCGGTTATGCCTCGAACTGGTTGTGCGACAACGTGGAGGTCGGTGACATCCTCGAGGTCCTGCCGCCGGCCGGTGTGTTCACCCCCGCCGATCTCGACGACGACCTGTTGCTGTTCGCCGCCGGGAGCGGCGTCACGCCGGTGATCTCGATCCTCAAGTCGGCGCTGTCTCAGGGCCGGGGAAAGGTCGTTCTGTTCTACGCCAACCGGAGCGAGGACGCCGTCATCTTCGCGGCGGAGCTCCGCGAGCTCGCCGAGGAGCACCGCGATCGTCTGACCGTCGTGCACTGGCTCGAGAGTGTCCAGGGTCAGCCGTCGGCGGAGAAACTGGCCGGTCTCGCAGGGGCTTTCGCGCATCACCGGGTGTACATGTGCGGTCCGAAACCGTTCATGGATGCCGTCCACGGCGCCGCCGCCCAGGCCGGCATTCCGCGGGATCGCGTCCACGCCGAGGTGTTCACCTCCCTGTCGGGGGACCCCTTCGCCGAGGTGGTGCTGCCGGACCCCACCGCCGACGATGCCGACTCGGCGACGGTGTCGGTGACCCTCGACGGAGAATCCAACGAGTACCGCTGGCCGCGGTCGGCGACCCTCGTCGACGTCCTGCTCTCCCAGGGCGTCGACGTCCCGTTCTCCTGCCGCGAGGGCGAATGTGGTTCGTGCGCTTGCACTCTGGTCGACGGAAAGGTCGACATGGGCAATGCCTCGATCCTCGACGAGGACGACATCGCCGACGGTTACATCCTGGCCTGCCAGGCTCGTCCGCTCAGCGATCGTCTCGACGTCGAGTTCTGA
- a CDS encoding MaoC/PaaZ C-terminal domain-containing protein gives MSTQDAAIRGTSRWEGIDLGTRTVTYDERDAILYAIAVGAAADELDLVFEDRLRVLPTFALTLAQWAPDELGGRGAFDTATAVHGSQELSVAAPLPRRGELTLHASVGRVWDKGAAAVFEVVVRSDQFTATWSIFAPGAGGFGGDRGPSRPAGPEGEPVASRPIQTAPNQAALYRLTGDRHHIHIDPAAAARIGQPRPIMHGLCTLGMAAVELGRAVGAHPADLTRLEGRFAAPIHPGESAHLNVWDGGSGYEFELRKDGEPTITGGRATFGA, from the coding sequence ATGAGTACGCAGGACGCCGCGATCCGCGGCACCTCGCGCTGGGAGGGGATCGACCTCGGCACCCGCACCGTCACCTACGACGAGCGGGACGCCATCCTCTACGCAATCGCGGTCGGAGCCGCCGCGGACGAATTGGATCTCGTGTTCGAGGATCGTCTCCGGGTGCTGCCCACGTTCGCGCTGACCCTGGCGCAGTGGGCGCCCGACGAGTTGGGTGGACGAGGCGCTTTCGACACCGCCACAGCCGTACACGGGTCCCAGGAACTGTCGGTGGCGGCACCGCTCCCGCGCCGCGGCGAACTGACCCTGCACGCGTCGGTCGGACGAGTCTGGGACAAGGGTGCGGCCGCGGTGTTCGAGGTCGTCGTGCGCAGTGATCAGTTCACCGCGACGTGGTCGATCTTCGCGCCCGGCGCCGGGGGGTTCGGCGGTGATCGCGGCCCGTCGCGTCCGGCAGGTCCGGAGGGCGAGCCGGTTGCGAGCCGTCCGATACAGACGGCTCCGAACCAGGCCGCCCTGTACCGGCTCACCGGCGACCGGCATCACATCCACATCGACCCGGCGGCTGCCGCGCGGATCGGGCAGCCGCGCCCGATCATGCACGGGCTGTGCACGCTCGGTATGGCGGCGGTGGAGCTGGGGCGTGCGGTCGGGGCGCATCCCGCAGACCTGACCAGGCTCGAAGGGCGGTTCGCGGCACCCATCCATCCCGGCGAGTCCGCGCACCTGAATGTCTGGGACGGCGGCTCGGGATACGAGTTCGAACTCCGCAAGGACGGGGAGCCCACCATCACCGGTGGCCGCGCGACCTTCGGTGCCTGA
- a CDS encoding nuclear transport factor 2 family protein: MADVVARYLSFLGAGTGEDIAGLFAADAVVEDPVGGQILQGRDALTSFYSRVTAAENSAELLTLRVAGNSAAFHFRVVTTTADQVITIEPIDVITFDDHGLITGLRAHWSAEDVHTVAR; this comes from the coding sequence ATGGCCGACGTCGTAGCCCGGTATCTGTCATTCCTCGGCGCGGGCACCGGTGAGGACATCGCGGGCCTCTTCGCCGCCGACGCCGTGGTCGAGGATCCGGTCGGCGGGCAGATTCTGCAGGGACGCGACGCCCTCACGTCGTTCTACTCGCGGGTGACCGCCGCCGAGAACTCTGCGGAGTTGCTGACCCTGCGCGTGGCCGGCAACTCCGCCGCGTTCCATTTCCGGGTGGTCACCACGACCGCGGACCAGGTGATCACCATCGAACCGATAGACGTGATCACCTTCGACGACCACGGTCTGATCACCGGTCTCCGTGCCCACTGGTCGGCCGAGGACGTCCACACCGTCGCACGATGA
- a CDS encoding AzlC family ABC transporter permease, which translates to MRSAWRTLDSATLRAVVVMCVSVLVIGASYGVAANSAGLALWQIVLIATVVLAGSSEFVFVGMLAAGGVPIAGALAGLLVNTRNFGYGLAVGKHLRGLSEILLGAHLINDETAAVTTAESEPRRARAAFLLCGLGILVCWPAGAGLGALLGSRVASPEAVGLDAAFPALLAALAVPALRTRATWAAVAAAGAIALASTPFLPAGLPILCALAGFAAVEAVRSLVSHRTPAPPRALVDIEAPR; encoded by the coding sequence ATGCGTTCGGCATGGAGAACACTCGATTCGGCGACTCTGCGCGCCGTGGTCGTGATGTGCGTGTCGGTACTCGTGATCGGCGCCTCGTATGGCGTCGCTGCGAACAGCGCCGGGCTCGCCCTGTGGCAGATCGTGCTGATCGCAACCGTCGTGCTCGCGGGGTCGTCGGAGTTCGTCTTCGTCGGCATGCTCGCCGCCGGCGGCGTGCCCATCGCCGGAGCCCTCGCCGGACTTCTGGTCAACACGAGGAACTTCGGCTACGGACTCGCGGTGGGCAAACACCTGCGCGGACTTTCGGAGATCCTGCTCGGTGCGCATCTGATCAACGACGAGACCGCCGCGGTGACCACCGCGGAATCCGAGCCGCGTCGCGCCCGCGCCGCATTTCTCCTGTGCGGATTGGGAATTCTCGTCTGCTGGCCGGCCGGCGCCGGCCTGGGCGCTCTGCTCGGCAGCCGCGTCGCAAGCCCCGAGGCCGTCGGACTCGACGCCGCGTTCCCCGCCCTGCTTGCCGCACTTGCCGTTCCGGCGCTGCGCACGCGCGCCACCTGGGCGGCGGTCGCCGCCGCCGGTGCCATCGCGCTGGCGTCGACACCATTTCTTCCTGCCGGACTGCCGATCCTCTGCGCGCTGGCGGGTTTCGCCGCCGTCGAAGCCGTTCGGAGCCTCGTGTCACATCGGACCCCCGCACCACCCCGCGCTCTCGTCGACATCGAGGCACCCCGATGA
- a CDS encoding AzlD domain-containing protein: MTAGLSLGIGIAVLAVGTYVIRLAGPLLRNRLSVSANAEKLMDRATVVLLVAVALTGAFFVDHDFAGWARPAGVAVGILAAVLRAPIAVVVVLAAATAAGLRAIGIA; this comes from the coding sequence ATGACAGCCGGACTGTCCCTTGGCATCGGCATCGCGGTTCTCGCCGTCGGCACCTACGTGATCCGGCTGGCCGGACCTCTGCTCCGTAACCGCCTGTCCGTGTCGGCGAATGCGGAGAAGCTGATGGACCGCGCCACCGTGGTGCTGTTGGTCGCGGTGGCGCTGACCGGCGCGTTCTTCGTCGACCACGACTTCGCCGGATGGGCGCGACCGGCGGGCGTCGCCGTCGGAATCCTCGCGGCCGTCCTGCGCGCACCGATCGCGGTCGTGGTCGTCCTCGCCGCGGCAACCGCTGCCGGTCTACGCGCCATCGGGATCGCCTGA
- a CDS encoding DEAD/DEAH box helicase, giving the protein MTAVLETPSATASQIVETIPADTAAPQVSFESLGVPSKLVEVLASQGKANAFPIQADTLPDTLDGKDVLGRGKTGSGKTLAFSIPLVAGLAEMEVKRYVGAPTGLILAPTRELATQIAAVVEPLAAAVGLTVTTVFGGVKQMRQEQAFRRGVDIVVACPGRLEDLMRQGIVKLDEVEVTVIDEADHMADLGFLPVVTKLLAATPSDGQRLLFSATLDNGVDKLAKRFLDNPVLHSVDSAESPVAAMTHHVFEVSSAGKADLVAELASGAGRRILFMRTKHQAKKLAKKLTEQGIPAVDLHGNLSQAQRDRNLAAFGEGDVRVLVATDVAARGVHVDGIELVVHVDPPAEHKAYLHRSGRTARAGSSGDVVTVCLPEQRREVSQLLRKAKIKVTPKQVDAKAGAVDELVGERAPRVSAAERAAAEAARGAQRGGSQGGRSQGGRSQGGRRGGGRPGRARGEGRGNGAARGESRGGARGQGGESRSGGQRSTDGRSAGQSRSAGQSRSAGQGRSAGQPRTGDQQHRAGGRAQGGRRSSSRPAGSPTNR; this is encoded by the coding sequence ATGACTGCTGTCCTCGAGACCCCCTCGGCCACTGCAAGCCAGATCGTCGAGACCATTCCCGCCGACACCGCCGCCCCCCAGGTTTCCTTCGAATCCCTCGGCGTGCCAAGCAAATTGGTCGAGGTCCTGGCATCGCAGGGCAAGGCCAACGCCTTCCCGATCCAGGCCGACACCCTCCCCGACACCCTTGACGGCAAGGACGTCCTCGGCCGAGGCAAGACCGGCTCGGGCAAGACCCTCGCCTTCTCCATCCCGCTGGTCGCCGGACTCGCCGAGATGGAGGTCAAGCGCTACGTCGGTGCGCCGACCGGCCTCATCCTGGCTCCGACCCGCGAGCTGGCCACCCAGATCGCTGCTGTCGTCGAGCCGCTCGCGGCCGCCGTCGGCCTCACCGTGACCACCGTCTTCGGTGGCGTCAAGCAGATGCGTCAGGAACAGGCCTTCCGCCGTGGCGTCGACATCGTCGTCGCCTGCCCGGGACGCCTCGAAGACCTGATGCGCCAGGGCATCGTGAAGCTCGACGAGGTCGAGGTCACCGTCATCGACGAGGCCGACCACATGGCCGACCTCGGCTTCCTCCCGGTCGTCACCAAGCTCCTCGCCGCCACCCCGTCCGACGGTCAGCGCCTGCTGTTCTCGGCGACCCTCGACAACGGCGTCGACAAGCTGGCCAAGCGCTTCCTCGACAACCCGGTCCTGCACTCGGTCGACTCCGCCGAGTCCCCGGTCGCCGCCATGACCCACCACGTCTTCGAGGTCTCCTCGGCCGGCAAGGCCGACCTGGTCGCCGAACTCGCGTCCGGCGCCGGTCGCCGAATCCTGTTCATGCGCACCAAGCATCAGGCCAAGAAGCTCGCGAAGAAGCTGACCGAGCAGGGCATCCCGGCCGTCGACCTGCACGGCAACCTGAGTCAGGCCCAGCGTGACCGCAATCTCGCCGCCTTCGGTGAGGGAGACGTCCGCGTCCTCGTGGCCACCGACGTCGCCGCCCGCGGTGTGCACGTCGACGGTATCGAGCTGGTCGTCCACGTCGATCCGCCCGCCGAGCACAAGGCATACCTGCACCGCTCGGGTCGCACCGCGCGTGCCGGCAGCTCCGGCGACGTCGTCACCGTGTGCCTGCCCGAGCAGCGTCGTGAGGTCTCGCAGCTGTTGCGCAAGGCCAAGATCAAGGTCACCCCGAAGCAGGTCGACGCCAAGGCCGGCGCCGTCGACGAGCTCGTCGGCGAGCGAGCACCCCGCGTCTCCGCTGCCGAGCGTGCGGCCGCCGAGGCCGCTCGTGGCGCCCAACGTGGTGGTTCACAGGGCGGCCGCTCTCAGGGTGGTCGTTCACAGGGTGGCCGTCGAGGCGGCGGACGCCCGGGACGTGCCCGCGGTGAGGGCCGTGGTAACGGTGCTGCGCGCGGTGAGAGCCGTGGCGGCGCACGCGGTCAGGGCGGCGAGTCCCGCTCCGGTGGACAGCGTTCCACCGACGGCCGCTCGGCCGGCCAGTCGCGTTCGGCAGGGCAGTCGCGTTCGGCAGGGCAGGGTCGCTCTGCGGGTCAGCCCCGCACCGGCGATCAGCAGCATCGTGCCGGTGGACGCGCACAGGGCGGACGCCGTTCCTCGAGCCGTCCGGCCGGTTCGCCGACCAACCGCTGA
- a CDS encoding family 1 glycosylhydrolase, which yields MVRRAVHPVIAAAAVLLLVGVTSPAQAAVPPLGPDFDFGVAQSGFQSEGYNRDSNWLRYGKQGKVDQPVGNAVDFYHRYAEDIDRAASLGVGIYRTSVEWSRVEPTRGRDDPAGWAFYDRVIRKVVDAGMRPMITLNHWVHPGWAVDLGGWNRPGMADDTVAFAGRVVDRYAWADPLWITFNEPTEYVRREAQYGGLAPQNMGRMADGIVAAHRAIYRHIHRIQPGAQVSSNFAYYPIVGLQPWLESLFPQRMRDTLDFVGVDHYYSFSVTDASVAYGALGEFWKSSQAPESIYYVLRHVARQFPGKPIRVIENGLATGPDGRRPDGYRRADHLRDTVYWVQRAKQDGIDVRSYNYWSLTDNYEWGDFDSRFGLYTVDAQSDPTLTRRPTDAVAAYREITRAGGVPAGYRPTRLPVACSLVDVPDSCAEPATVR from the coding sequence GTGGTGCGCAGAGCCGTCCATCCCGTGATCGCGGCGGCGGCGGTGCTGCTGCTCGTCGGCGTCACTTCGCCTGCGCAGGCAGCGGTTCCGCCGCTCGGCCCCGACTTCGACTTCGGCGTCGCCCAATCCGGTTTCCAGTCCGAGGGATACAACCGGGATTCGAACTGGCTGCGGTACGGCAAGCAGGGCAAGGTCGATCAACCTGTCGGCAACGCCGTCGACTTCTACCACCGCTACGCCGAGGACATCGATCGCGCAGCGTCGCTGGGCGTGGGCATCTACCGCACGTCGGTGGAGTGGTCGAGGGTCGAACCCACGCGTGGGCGAGATGATCCGGCGGGCTGGGCGTTCTATGACCGTGTGATCCGCAAGGTCGTGGATGCCGGGATGCGGCCGATGATCACCCTCAATCACTGGGTGCATCCCGGGTGGGCCGTGGATCTCGGTGGCTGGAACCGGCCCGGCATGGCCGACGACACGGTGGCGTTCGCCGGGCGGGTCGTCGACCGGTACGCCTGGGCCGACCCGCTGTGGATCACCTTCAACGAACCGACCGAATACGTTCGACGCGAGGCCCAGTACGGCGGGCTCGCACCACAGAACATGGGCCGGATGGCCGACGGCATCGTCGCGGCTCATCGAGCGATCTACCGGCACATCCATCGCATACAGCCGGGTGCGCAGGTGTCGTCGAACTTCGCCTACTATCCGATCGTGGGCCTGCAGCCGTGGCTGGAATCCCTCTTCCCGCAACGGATGCGCGACACCCTGGACTTCGTCGGCGTCGACCACTACTACTCCTTCTCGGTCACCGATGCGTCGGTGGCCTACGGAGCCCTCGGTGAGTTCTGGAAGAGTTCGCAGGCTCCGGAGAGCATCTACTACGTGCTTCGGCACGTGGCGCGGCAGTTCCCGGGCAAGCCGATCCGCGTCATCGAGAACGGGTTGGCCACCGGCCCGGACGGTCGACGCCCCGACGGCTACCGGCGCGCAGACCACCTGCGCGACACCGTGTACTGGGTGCAGCGCGCCAAGCAGGACGGCATCGATGTGAGGTCCTACAACTACTGGAGCCTCACCGACAACTACGAATGGGGTGACTTCGACTCCCGGTTCGGTCTGTACACCGTTGATGCTCAAAGTGATCCGACGCTGACCCGACGCCCTACCGACGCCGTGGCCGCGTATCGGGAGATCACACGAGCCGGGGGAGTGCCCGCCGGATACCGTCCGACGCGGCTTCCGGTCGCGTGCTCGCTGGTCGACGTCCCGGACAGCTGCGCCGAGCCCGCCACCGTCCGCTGA
- a CDS encoding maleylpyruvate isomerase N-terminal domain-containing protein, giving the protein MTGMFSRFDYTDAALTTGERFLELVEGVDEPETRVPDTPGWTLVDCLGHVALAPTRFLELARGEGDWCRQAVDVPDFNAKQIANLPTREISVLARQLREDLDTLVDAVSHFNAQVPKMRFDGDRLIRADAALGILIGEFVVHGFDVARAVGARWRVEPEVVLMIIRGRQQILPSWVDPTMAAGHQATYDIRLRGCSERYFYEFTDGELVINPDEPRRPDVHISVDPTAALLTGYGRLSPTWAALTGRAFAWGSKPWLAPRLAQKFLPA; this is encoded by the coding sequence GTGACAGGGATGTTCTCGAGGTTTGACTACACCGACGCCGCGCTGACCACCGGGGAACGCTTCCTGGAGCTCGTCGAGGGGGTCGACGAGCCGGAGACGCGTGTCCCGGACACACCGGGATGGACGCTGGTCGACTGTCTGGGACACGTAGCCCTGGCGCCGACGCGGTTTCTCGAGCTCGCGCGCGGCGAGGGGGACTGGTGCCGCCAGGCGGTCGACGTCCCGGATTTCAACGCGAAGCAGATCGCGAACCTACCGACTCGTGAGATCTCGGTCCTCGCCCGCCAGCTGAGAGAAGACCTCGACACGCTGGTCGACGCCGTCTCGCACTTCAACGCGCAGGTCCCGAAGATGCGATTCGACGGTGACCGGCTGATCCGCGCCGACGCCGCATTGGGCATCCTCATCGGCGAGTTCGTGGTGCACGGCTTCGACGTCGCGCGTGCGGTGGGCGCCCGCTGGCGGGTCGAGCCCGAGGTCGTGCTGATGATCATCCGCGGACGACAGCAGATCCTGCCCAGCTGGGTGGACCCGACAATGGCGGCCGGACACCAGGCCACCTACGACATCCGGCTGCGCGGATGTTCGGAACGCTACTTCTACGAGTTCACCGACGGTGAGCTGGTCATCAACCCCGACGAGCCCCGACGCCCCGACGTCCACATCAGCGTCGACCCGACTGCCGCGCTGCTGACCGGCTACGGTCGGCTCTCCCCCACCTGGGCCGCACTGACCGGACGGGCCTTCGCATGGGGAAGCAAGCCGTGGCTTGCGCCACGGCTTGCTCAGAAGTTCCTACCCGCCTAG
- a CDS encoding esterase/lipase family protein, giving the protein MRTSKLLLGLVVAAMAGLLVATAAPARADLPVTYNFLSGIPGELTNPGGSLPGANDWNCKPSPRHPNPVILVHGTGGSQQTNWGTYVPLLKNEGYCVFTTTYGAIKGAPWPISAIGGMGLMSESARELGGFITKVKSTTGASKVDIIGHSQGTVVPAYYVKYLGGKDSVDKYVSLAPVWRGTTVAAADAIGPFVRGLGVRPEQVPLCQACFDLDPGAAFLRKVADGGYYEPGIQYTNIATRHDELVVPYWYGLPPGGKNVRNIVVQDGCSVDYTEHAGMAGSRRTAYFVLNALDPEHPRRVPCERVAPFTGSPF; this is encoded by the coding sequence ATGAGGACCTCGAAGCTGCTGTTGGGGCTGGTCGTGGCGGCGATGGCCGGACTGCTCGTCGCCACCGCCGCACCCGCGCGGGCCGACCTACCCGTCACCTACAACTTCCTCTCCGGTATCCCCGGAGAACTCACCAACCCGGGCGGTTCGCTGCCCGGGGCGAACGATTGGAACTGCAAGCCCTCGCCCCGTCATCCCAACCCGGTGATCCTGGTGCACGGAACCGGTGGATCGCAGCAGACCAACTGGGGAACGTATGTCCCGCTGCTGAAGAACGAGGGTTACTGCGTCTTCACGACGACGTACGGTGCGATCAAGGGAGCCCCGTGGCCGATCAGCGCGATCGGCGGAATGGGCCTCATGTCCGAGAGTGCGCGCGAACTCGGCGGCTTCATCACCAAGGTGAAGAGCACGACCGGTGCGTCGAAGGTCGACATCATCGGGCACTCGCAGGGGACCGTGGTCCCGGCCTACTACGTCAAGTACCTCGGCGGTAAGGACAGCGTCGACAAGTACGTGTCGCTGGCACCGGTGTGGCGTGGAACGACCGTCGCCGCTGCCGATGCCATCGGCCCGTTCGTCCGGGGTCTCGGCGTGCGACCCGAGCAGGTTCCGTTGTGCCAAGCGTGTTTCGACCTCGATCCGGGTGCTGCGTTCCTCCGCAAGGTCGCCGACGGCGGGTACTACGAGCCGGGCATCCAGTACACCAACATTGCCACCCGCCACGACGAACTCGTCGTCCCGTACTGGTACGGACTGCCGCCGGGTGGCAAGAACGTCCGCAACATCGTTGTGCAGGACGGATGTTCGGTCGACTACACCGAGCATGCGGGGATGGCCGGGTCGCGACGCACGGCGTACTTCGTGTTGAACGCGCTCGACCCCGAACATCCACGTCGCGTGCCCTGTGAACGCGTCGCACCGTTCACCGGTAGCCCGTTCTGA
- a CDS encoding LLM class F420-dependent oxidoreductase: MRLGITSPVLVQHPSTRSEWERTATIDDVARIARRADELGFNHLTCSEHIAVPVEVAEVRGGTYWDPLATFGYLAAATNRLRLVTNVLVLGYHHPLEIAKRYGTLDRISRGRLVLGVGVGTLKEEFDLIGAPFDDRGARADDAIAALRASLSSARPEYHGRFYDYADLVVEPHAVQDHVPIWVGGRTGRSLRRACAHGDGWAPFGLGTDQLRTMLADAPIPPSFDVVLSSPRALDPLGAPDTVTRTLNDLRDAGATIAGTSVAARDAGHYVDQLDELHRLAHLEGVDFDGPAEPPGSDTHHEQESRT; the protein is encoded by the coding sequence ATGCGCCTAGGGATCACCAGTCCGGTCCTGGTCCAGCACCCGAGCACGCGCTCGGAGTGGGAACGGACGGCGACCATCGACGACGTCGCCCGGATCGCGCGACGTGCGGACGAACTGGGCTTCAACCACCTCACCTGCAGCGAACACATCGCCGTACCCGTCGAGGTGGCCGAGGTCCGGGGCGGAACCTATTGGGATCCGCTGGCCACCTTCGGATACCTGGCGGCCGCCACCAACCGGCTGCGCCTGGTCACCAACGTTCTCGTGCTGGGTTACCACCACCCGCTGGAGATCGCGAAGCGATACGGAACCCTCGACCGGATCAGCCGCGGCCGATTGGTGCTGGGGGTGGGCGTGGGCACGCTCAAGGAGGAGTTCGACCTCATCGGGGCACCGTTCGACGACCGCGGCGCCCGCGCCGACGACGCGATCGCGGCCCTGCGCGCCTCGTTGTCGAGTGCCCGGCCGGAATACCACGGCCGCTTCTACGACTATGCGGACCTGGTGGTGGAGCCGCACGCCGTGCAGGATCATGTGCCGATCTGGGTCGGCGGCCGCACCGGGCGATCGCTGCGTCGGGCCTGCGCGCACGGCGACGGCTGGGCCCCGTTCGGCCTCGGCACCGACCAGTTGCGCACGATGCTGGCGGACGCCCCGATTCCTCCGTCGTTCGACGTGGTCCTGTCCTCGCCCCGGGCGCTCGATCCGCTCGGGGCGCCCGACACCGTGACCCGGACTCTGAACGATCTGCGCGACGCGGGCGCGACCATCGCCGGCACGTCCGTGGCCGCCCGCGACGCGGGACACTACGTCGATCAACTCGACGAGCTCCACCGCCTCGCCCACCTCGAAGGCGTGGACTTCGACGGACCGGCGGAACCACCGGGATCGGACACACACCACGAACAGGAGTCGAGGACATGA